From Pseudomonas sp. B21-028, one genomic window encodes:
- a CDS encoding DMT family transporter produces MNSHSTQASTPSTSAGLIVLTCFAMVAFAANSLLCRLALKHTDIDAASFSVVRLASGALVLWLMCAFRRSPTLVKGSWKGAAALFIYVFAFSFAYLHLETGTGALLLFGAVQLSMVLYGLFKGERMHRLAIVGFVLAMGGLLSLLLPGAAAPDLFSALTMLLSGLAWGIYSLLGKTVMDPLATTASNFIRAIPLVLIASLPFLSGLRWDPLGMIYAVLSGALASGVGYAVWYIAVRQLASFQAATVQLSVPILASLAGIVFLGESLSVRMVVASVAVLGGIALVLGSKQRG; encoded by the coding sequence ATGAACAGTCATTCCACTCAGGCCTCCACCCCGTCAACCTCGGCGGGATTGATCGTTCTGACCTGTTTCGCCATGGTCGCATTTGCCGCGAATTCCTTGCTGTGCCGCCTTGCGTTAAAACACACCGATATCGATGCCGCGAGCTTCAGCGTTGTCCGGCTGGCCAGTGGCGCCTTGGTGCTATGGCTGATGTGTGCATTCAGACGATCCCCCACTTTGGTCAAGGGAAGCTGGAAGGGCGCCGCAGCCTTGTTCATTTACGTCTTCGCTTTTTCCTTCGCGTATCTTCATCTGGAGACCGGGACGGGAGCGCTACTGCTGTTTGGGGCGGTTCAGCTGAGCATGGTTCTGTACGGCTTGTTCAAAGGCGAGCGGATGCACAGGCTGGCGATCGTTGGATTTGTGTTGGCGATGGGCGGCCTGCTTAGCCTGCTGCTTCCAGGCGCGGCGGCCCCCGACCTTTTTAGCGCACTCACGATGCTGTTGTCGGGACTCGCGTGGGGGATCTATTCACTGCTCGGCAAAACCGTCATGGATCCTCTGGCGACCACTGCCAGCAACTTCATCCGCGCGATTCCCCTGGTCCTGATTGCAAGCTTGCCGTTTCTATCAGGGCTGCGTTGGGATCCGCTGGGGATGATTTATGCCGTCCTTTCCGGAGCGCTGGCCTCAGGCGTCGGATACGCGGTCTGGTATATCGCCGTGCGTCAGCTTGCCTCGTTTCAAGCAGCGACGGTGCAGTTGAGCGTGCCCATTCTGGCTTCGCTGGCTGGCATCGTTTTTCTGGGTGAAAGCCTGAGCGTAAGGATGGTCGTAGCATCCGTGGCTGTGCTAGGCGGCATTGCGTTGGTATTGGGTAGCAAACAGCGTGGCTAG
- a CDS encoding TetR/AcrR family transcriptional regulator, with product MGKKNAVVAAEPAETSTKERILKIAAQLFSTRGFHATGMAELEKATGLARGALYYHIGSKEELLFEITSRYLRVLIAEGTPLCESDLSAEAKFRQFSAIVMRTIVTHLAEMTVCFREVYSVIGERQAELLDLHRQYEKLWSQILKAGVSEGTFRTSDSLAVKAILGIHHYSYLWIKPGGPRSPESIATFFCDTLLPGLKVEPNLA from the coding sequence ATGGGAAAAAAGAACGCCGTCGTCGCTGCCGAACCTGCTGAAACAAGCACCAAGGAGCGGATACTGAAGATTGCTGCGCAGTTGTTTTCGACGCGCGGCTTTCACGCGACCGGCATGGCTGAGTTGGAAAAAGCCACTGGCCTGGCTCGAGGCGCGCTGTATTACCACATCGGCAGCAAGGAAGAGCTACTGTTTGAAATCACCAGCCGGTATTTGCGGGTGCTCATCGCAGAGGGCACGCCTCTTTGTGAGAGCGATCTGTCGGCGGAAGCTAAATTTCGCCAGTTCTCCGCCATCGTGATGCGTACGATAGTCACCCACCTGGCCGAAATGACGGTCTGTTTCCGTGAAGTGTATTCCGTCATTGGCGAGCGCCAGGCCGAATTGCTCGACCTGCACCGTCAGTACGAAAAACTCTGGTCGCAGATCCTCAAGGCGGGCGTGAGCGAGGGTACTTTCCGCACATCTGACTCGTTGGCCGTCAAGGCCATCCTTGGCATTCACCACTACAGCTATCTCTGGATCAAGCCCGGAGGCCCGCGTTCCCCGGAATCTATCGCGACGTTCTTCTGCGACACCCTCCTGCCCGGACTGAAGGTTGAGCCAAATCTGGCTTGA
- the soxC gene encoding sulfite dehydrogenase, which translates to MTKKSMVPAQQDTSQIARRDFLIKSGAVIGTAALALGDSKLVNAETTNTASLDPNLPLEVPQWTHSLGSPTATPYGKPSTFETKAIRNLYPGLKDTMSAYSTSPLQELDGIITPNGLFYERHHAGVPQIDPAEHRLVIHGLTETALIFTVDEIRQFPAVSRVHFMECSGNPSFLPPWGKTAAEVSGLVSCAEWTGVTLKTLLDEAGLKPQAKWIVAEGADGAAMTRSIPIEKCLDDVMVVYSQNGERLRPEQGYPLRLFVPGYEGNTHIKWLRRLHVTDAPAYSREETAKYTDLMANGKARKFSFVMECKSLVTYPSGTQKLTRKGLHEMRGIAWSGHGKITRVDVSVDGGNNWTQAKLQEPILTKALTAFRAPFEWNGQELMIMSRAIDETGYVQPTLEQLIDERGKVSFYHNNSVQPWRVSNNGEVTNGRA; encoded by the coding sequence ATGACAAAAAAATCCATGGTCCCCGCCCAGCAAGACACCTCTCAAATAGCCCGCAGAGATTTTCTGATTAAAAGCGGGGCAGTTATCGGCACTGCCGCATTGGCCCTGGGTGACAGCAAACTCGTTAACGCCGAGACGACCAACACCGCCTCCCTTGATCCGAACCTGCCCCTTGAAGTCCCGCAATGGACTCATAGCCTTGGCTCACCCACGGCAACCCCTTATGGCAAACCCTCAACATTCGAAACCAAAGCCATCAGGAATTTATATCCCGGCCTGAAGGACACGATGTCCGCCTACAGCACCTCACCACTTCAGGAGCTGGACGGCATCATTACACCGAACGGTCTGTTTTATGAGCGCCACCACGCGGGCGTCCCGCAAATCGATCCGGCGGAACATCGATTGGTGATCCACGGCCTTACCGAAACAGCCTTGATCTTTACGGTGGATGAGATACGCCAATTCCCTGCTGTGTCGCGGGTGCACTTCATGGAGTGTTCGGGCAACCCATCGTTTCTGCCACCCTGGGGTAAAACAGCCGCCGAAGTCAGTGGCCTGGTGAGTTGCGCTGAATGGACGGGCGTCACCCTGAAAACCCTGCTGGATGAAGCAGGGCTGAAGCCGCAAGCCAAGTGGATCGTCGCCGAAGGAGCTGATGGCGCGGCAATGACGCGCAGCATTCCCATCGAAAAATGTCTGGACGATGTGATGGTCGTCTACAGCCAGAACGGCGAGCGTCTAAGACCGGAACAGGGCTACCCGCTGCGCCTTTTTGTCCCCGGCTACGAGGGCAATACCCACATCAAATGGCTGCGCCGACTGCACGTCACCGACGCCCCCGCCTACAGCCGGGAAGAAACCGCCAAATACACCGACCTGATGGCGAACGGCAAAGCTCGGAAGTTTTCCTTTGTCATGGAATGCAAATCGCTGGTGACCTACCCTTCCGGCACTCAGAAACTGACGCGCAAGGGCCTTCACGAGATGCGAGGTATTGCCTGGAGCGGCCACGGCAAAATCACCCGTGTCGATGTTTCCGTCGACGGAGGCAACAACTGGACGCAAGCCAAGTTACAGGAGCCCATTCTGACCAAAGCGCTGACCGCCTTCAGAGCCCCTTTCGAGTGGAACGGCCAAGAGTTGATGATCATGAGTCGTGCCATCGACGAGACCGGATATGTCCAGCCGACGCTGGAACAACTGATCGATGAGCGTGGCAAGGTCTCGTTTTATCACAACAACTCAGTACAACCGTGGCGCGTGTCCAACAATGGGGAGGTGACCAATGGACGGGCTTAA
- a CDS encoding c-type cytochrome, which yields MDGLKGGSFVIGLLCACALTHASAQPKYGLGTKATEAQIASWNIDVAPDGKALPPGRATVADGEKVYMNSCVSCHGMKLEGGVGPALAGGEGTLTTDKPLKTVGSYWPYATTLFDYIRRAMPFQAPQSLTNEQVYAVTGYVLHMNKLLEANATVDASALAAVKMPNRDGFYTDDRPDSKAVACMSDCLKTP from the coding sequence ATGGACGGGCTTAAAGGTGGTTCGTTTGTCATAGGCTTGCTTTGCGCCTGTGCGCTGACTCATGCCTCAGCGCAACCCAAGTACGGTTTGGGCACCAAGGCTACCGAAGCGCAGATCGCCAGCTGGAACATCGATGTAGCCCCCGACGGCAAGGCTTTGCCTCCAGGGCGCGCGACGGTGGCCGACGGCGAAAAGGTCTACATGAACAGCTGCGTCAGTTGCCATGGCATGAAGCTCGAAGGCGGCGTCGGTCCGGCGTTGGCAGGGGGAGAAGGAACGCTGACCACTGACAAGCCGCTAAAGACAGTCGGCAGCTATTGGCCCTATGCAACGACTCTTTTCGACTACATCCGCAGAGCCATGCCCTTCCAGGCGCCACAGTCACTGACCAACGAACAAGTCTATGCGGTGACCGGCTACGTCCTGCACATGAACAAGCTGCTTGAAGCCAACGCGACCGTTGATGCATCGGCCTTGGCAGCCGTGAAAATGCCGAATCGAGACGGTTTTTACACCGACGACAGGCCTGATAGTAAGGCTGTTGCCTGCATGTCTGACTGCCTGAAAACTCCCTAA